One part of the Kryptolebias marmoratus isolate JLee-2015 linkage group LG13, ASM164957v2, whole genome shotgun sequence genome encodes these proteins:
- the eral1 gene encoding GTPase Era, mitochondrial — translation MALRVCGVLFRDFSVLSRRFVVSARPETASCFISAGNAACSRGRRSGFIFAPACFITSEAFLSRLVKGKAEADGSIHHLPASVPSDSSEQLSLLLRHPDQPPNAKLLKVAVVGAPNAGKSTLSNQLLGRKVFAVSKKVHTTRSRALGVLTENDTQIILLDTPGLTTVAKVKRHQLEKSLLVDPWNTVKEADLIVVMVDVADRWTCTRLDFEVLKCLAEHSHIPAILVLNKVDLVKTKDKLLDITAQLTCGVVNGRKMRVRPVIKPPWAEKIPEEDSKLSPDEDASAAEDGGKSDSVLSKEQLKDLRSQRGWSHFKDVFMLSSVDKEDVDTLKSYFLVAAQPGSWQYHSEVLTDQSPEEVCTNIIREKLLENLPQEVPYSVTQSIEHWQDGENGQLDISVKLYTMKESHMRMVIGTGGQMVAQIAKEASEDLSRLYLREVRLKLSAKLRK, via the exons ATGGCTCTCAGGGTCTGCGGGGTTTTGTTCAGGGACTTCTCCGTCCTCTCCAGGCGGTTCGTCGTGTCAGCTCGGCCGGAGACTGCGTCATGCTTTATCTCAGCGG GAAATGCTGCCTGCAGCCGAGGCAGGAGGAGCGGATTCATCTTCgctcctgcttgttttattacATCGGAAGCATTTCTCAGCAGACTGGTAAAAGGCAAAGCAGAAGCAGACGGCAGCATTCATCACCTCCCAGCCTCGGTTCCCTCTGACAGCA GTGAGCAGTTATCTTTGTTACTGAGACATCCGGACCAGCCTCCCAACgcaaagcttttaaaagtgGCTGTAGTCGGTGCTCCAAATGCTGGGAAGTCCACGTTGTCCAATCAGCTCCTTGGCAGaaag GTGTTCGCCGTGTCCAAAAAAGTTCACACGACGCGGTCTCGTGCGCTGGGCGTCCTAACAGAGAACGACACTCAGATT attttgctggacacccctggtctcaCCACTGTAGCAAAGGTCAAAAG ACACCAGCTGGAGAAATCTTTGCTTGTGGATCCCTGGAACACCGTCAAAGAAGCTGACCTAA TTGTAGTCATGGTGGACGTGGCGGACAGATGGACGTGCACCAGGCTCGACTTTGAGGTGTTGAAGTGTCTGGCTGAGCACTCTCACATCCCAGCAATCCTAGTCCTTAATAAG GTGGACCTGGTGAAGACCAAGGACAAGCTGCTGGACATCACAGCACAGCTGACGTGTGGGGTGGTGAACGGACGCAAAATGCGGGTCAGGCCGGTGATCAAGCCTCCGTGGGCTGAAAAGATACCCGAGGAGGATTCAAAGCTGTCTCCGGATGAAGACGCTTCAGCAGCCGAGGACGGTGGGAAGTCTGACTCTGTGCTGAGcaaagagcagctgaaggacCTGAGGAGCCAGCGGGGCTGGTCTCACTTTAAGGACGTCTTCATGCTGTCCTCTGTGGACAAGGAGGACGTGGACACACTGAAG AGCTACTTCCTGGTTGCAGCTCAGCCAGGATCGTGGCAGTACCACAGCGAGGTCCTGACTGACCAGAGCCCAGAGGAAGTCTGCACCAACATCATCAGAGAAAAGCTCCTGGAGAATCTGCCTCAGGAAGTGCCCTACTCGGTGACGCAG tctatCGAACACTGGCAAGATGGAGAAAATGGGCAGCTTGATATTTCTGTGAAGCTTTACACCATGAAAGAAAGTCACATG